The Saccharomyces cerevisiae S288C chromosome VII, complete sequence genome includes a region encoding these proteins:
- the GPC1 gene encoding glycerophosphocholine acyltransferase (Glycerophosphocholine acyltransferase (GPCAT); involved in in phosphatidylcholine (PC) synthesis; uses acyl-CoA to acylate glycero-3-phosphocholine to yield lyso-PC; also catalyzes acylation of glycerophosphoethanolamine with acyl-CoA; predicted to be an integral membrane protein) codes for MYKLDNNDIDDETNNSVSLTSLLEFLDPIASKVVSKYYHGSHLSKAEQKLRNFEGFRRRKPHHEHDSHHPHHLNRSRSFLQLEDFKVRALQRIRNLDKPLDSIFFKNSSRLEKAFYPFTLFNIFFIGFLMGRFPEWFHVYYTILFFVLMPIRFYTYYKTKNHYFLADFCYFVNMLCLLFIWIFPYSYSLFQSCFAFTFGTLCFAVITWRNSLVIHSIDKTTSCFIHIIPPCVMYVIYHGLPLEYKIERFPGAIIQSELDIKKNILWTSLYYLVWQSLYHYFITLKKSSKIKSGERMTSFEYLTTHQFKNFWAVKLRSPWPMIIYTLSQYFYQLFTMLLCGIWIRYKLAAALFLTIVFLWASHNGATYYIDHYGKNFEKEVDRLRLEVENLQQKLQPDSDAVISDASVNDKDYLNVNRDEDFDDSSSVSSKSD; via the coding sequence ATGTACAAGTTGGACAATAACGACATTGACGATGAAACGAATAACTCTGTTTCACTGACGAGCCTTTTAGAATTTCTCGACCCGATCGCTTCAAAAGTAGTTTCAAAATACTACCATGGTTCTCATCTTTCGAAAGCAGAACAGAAATTGCGAAATTTTGAGGGTTTTAGAAGACGTAAACCCCATCATGAACATGATAGTCATCATCCACATCACCTGAATAGAAGTCGCTCTTTCTTGCAATTAGAGGACTTCAAAGTAAGAGCGTTACAAAGAATTAGGAATCTGGATAAACCCTtggattccatttttttcaaaaacagCTCAAGGTTGGAGAAAGCATTTTACCCTTTCACACTGtttaatatatttttcatcgGATTTTTGATGGGCAGGTTTCCAGAATGGTTTCATGTTTACTATACCATCCTGTTCTTCGTTCTGATGCCCATACGTTTTTACACATACTATAAAACCAAAAACCACTACTTTCTGGCTGATTTTTGTTACTTTGTGAACATGCTATGCCTATTGTTTATTTGGATTTTCCCATATTCATACAGCCTTTTCCAGTCATGTTTTGCATTCACTTTCGGAACGTTATGCTTTGCCGTTATTACTTGGAGAAATTCCTTGGTAATACATTCTATAGATAAGACTACTTCATGCTTCATTCACATAATACCTCCCTGTGTCATGTACGTCATCTATCATGGATTACCACTCGAATACAAAATCGAAAGGTTTCCGGGAGCAATTATTCAAAGTGAATTGgacatcaaaaaaaatattctttggACATCCCTTTATTATTTGGTTTGGCAATCATTATACCATTACTTCATCACGTTGAAAAAGTCTAGCAAGATCAAGTCAGGGGAAAGAATGACAAGTTTTGAATATTTAACCACACACCAATTTAAAAACTTTTGGGCAGTTAAATTAAGGTCACCTTGGCCGATGATAATTTACACACTTTCTCAATATTTCTATCAACTATTCACTATGCTATTGTGTGGCATATGGATTCGTTACAAATTAGCTGCGGCCCTATTTTTAACTATAGTATTTCTATGGGCGTCTCATAATGGGGCTACCTACTATATCGACCACTACGGGAAGAATTTCgaaaaagaagttgataGATTACGTCTTGAAGTTGAGAATTTACAACAAAAGTTACAGCCTGATTCTGATGCAGTCATATCTGATGCCTCCGTGAATGATAAGGATTACTTGAATGTCAACCGTGACGAAGATTTTGACGACTCTTCAAGTGTATCCTCAAAGAGTGATTAA
- the RPL24B gene encoding 60S ribosomal protein eL24 RPL24B (Ribosomal 60S subunit protein L24B; forms two bridges within ribosome, stimulates translation initiation and elongation; homologous to mammalian ribosomal protein L24, no bacterial homolog; RPL24B has a paralog, RPL24A, that arose from the whole genome duplication) has product MKVEVDSFSGAKIYPGRGTLFVRGDSKIFRFQNSKSASLFKQRKNPRRIAWTVLFRKHHKKGITEEVAKKRSRKTVKAQRPITGASLDLIKERRSLKPEVRKANREEKLKANKEKKRAEKAARKAEKAKSAGVQGSKVSKQQAKGAFQKVAATSR; this is encoded by the coding sequence ATGAAGGTTGAAGTTGATTCCTTTTCCGGCGCTAAGATCTACCCAGGTAGAGGTACTTTATTTGTCCGTGGTGActccaaaattttcagaTTCCAAAACTCCAAATCTGCTTCTTTGTtcaaacaaagaaagaacCCAAGAAGAATCGCTTGGACCGTCTTGTTCAGAAAGCATCACAAGAAGGGTATCACCGAAGAAGTTGCTAAGAAGAGATCTAGAAAGACCGTTAAGGCGCAAAGACCAATCACTGGTGCTTCTTTGGACTTGATCAAGGAAAGAAGATCTTTGAAGCCAGAAGTTAGAAAAGCTAacagagaagaaaaattgaaagccaacaaggaaaagaagagagCTGAAAAGGCTGCTAGAAAGGCTGAAAAGGCTAAGTCCGCTGGTGTCCAAGGTTCCAAGGTTTCCAAGCAACAAGCTAAGGGTGCTTTCCAAAAGGTTGCCGCCACTTCCCGTTAA
- the ENP2 gene encoding ribosome biosynthesis protein ENP2 (Component of the SSU; required for pre-18S rRNA processing, biogenesis of the small ribosomal subunit; interacts with U3 snoRNA, Mpp10p and Bfr2p; contains WD repeats, and has homology to Spb1p) — protein sequence MVLKSTSANDVSVYQVSGTNVSRSLPDWIAKKRKRQLKNDLEYQNRVELIQDFEFSEASNKIKVSRDGQYCMATGTYKPQIHVYDFANLSLKFDRHTDAENVDFTILSDDWTKSVHLQNDRSIQFQNKGGLHYTTRIPKFGRSLVYNKVNCDLYVGASGNELYRLNLEKGRFLNPFKLDTEGVNHVSINEVNGLLAAGTETNVVEFWDPRSRSRVSKLYLENNIDNRPFQVTTTSFRNDGLTFACGTSNGYSYIYDLRTSEPSIIKDQGYGFDIKKIIWLDNVGTENKIVTCDKRIAKIWDRLDGKAYASMEPSVDINDIEHVPGTGMFFTANESIPMHTYYIPSLGPSPRWCSFLDSITEELEEKPSDTVYSNYRFITRDDVKKLNLTHLVGSRVLRAYMHGFFINTELYDKVSLIANPDAYKDEREREIRRRIEKERESRIRSSGAVQKPKIKVNKTLVDKLSQKRGDKVAGKVLTDDRFKEMFEDEEFQVDEDDYDFKQLNPVKSIKETEEGAAKRIRALTAAEESDEERIAMKDGRGHYDYEDEESDEEESDDETNQKSNKEELSEKDLRKMEKQKALIERRKKEKEQSERFMNEMKAGTSTSTQRDESAHVTFGEQVGELLEVENGKKSNESILRRNQRGEAELTFIPQRKSKKDGNYKSRRHDNSSDEEGIDENGNKKDNGRSKPRFENRRRASKNAFRGM from the coding sequence ATGGTTTTGAAATCTACTTCCGCAAATGATGTTTCAGTATATCAGGTTTCTGGTACAAACGTTTCAAGATCACTTCCAGACTGGATTGCGAAAAAGCGCAAAAGGCAATTAAAGAATGATTTAGAATATCAAAATAGAGTAGAACTGattcaagattttgaatttagCGAAGCCTCCAATAAGATTAAAGTGAGTAGAGATGGGCAATATTGCATGGCTACCGGTACATACAAACCTCAGATCCATGTCTACGATTTTGCTAATTTGTCACTGAAGTTCGATAGACACACAGATGCTGAAAACGTGGATTTCACTATTCTCTCTGACGATTGGACTAAAAGTGTACATTTACAAAATGATAGAAGTATTCAATTCCAAAACAAAGGTGGTCTACATTACACCACAAGAATTCCTAAATTTGGGAGAAGTTTAGTTTACAATAAGGTAAACTGTGATTTATATGTTGGTGCGAGCGGTAATGAGTTATACAGGTTGAACTTGGAAAAGGGGAGATTTTTAAACCCATTCAAGTTGGATACTGAAGGCGTGAACCATGTTTCTATCAATGAAGTAAATGGGTTGTTAGCGGCAGGCACGGAAACAAATGTAGTGGAATTCTGGGATCCAAGGTCGCGTTCCCGTGTTTCAAAGCTATATTTAGAGAACAATATTGACAACAGACCATTCCAAGTCACCACAACCAGTTTCCGTAATGACGGGTTAACTTTTGCATGTGGTACGTCGAACGGTTATTCATACATTTATGACTTGCGTACTTCTGAACCTTCCATTATTAAAGACCAAGGTTATGGGTTTGAcattaagaaaattatttggTTGGATAACGTCGGCAcggaaaataaaattgttACATGTGACAAGAGAATTGCAAAAATATGGGATAGACTAGATGGTAAGGCATACGCTTCTATGGAGCCTAGTGTTGATATTAACGACATTGAGCATGTACCAGGTACAGGTATGTTTTTCACCGCTAACGAAAGTATTCCCATGCATACATATTATATTCCAAGTTTAGGACCATCTCCACGCTGGTGCTCATTCTTGGATTCTATCACAGAAGaattagaagaaaaaccaaGTGACACTGTTTACTCTAACTACAGGTTCATTACTAGAGACGACgttaaaaaattgaatttAACGCACTTGGTGGGATCCAGAGTATTAAGAGCATACATGCATGGTTTCTTTATTAACACTGAACTTTACGATAAGGTTTCATTAATTGCTAATCCAGATGCCTACAAAgatgaaagagaaagagaaattAGACGTAgaattgagaaagaaagagaatCCAGAATCAGAAGTTCAGGGGCTGTTCAAAAACCTAAAATTAAAGTCAATAAAACATTGGTTGATAAACTATCTCAAAAACGTGGTGATAAAGTTGCAGGAAAGGTTCTTACGGATGACCgtttcaaagaaatgtttgaggatgaagaatttcAAGTCGATGAAGATGACTATGATTTCAAACAATTGAATCCAGTAAAATCCATCAAAGAAACCGAAGAAGGTGCTGCTAAACGTATTAGGGCGCTAACTGCTGCCGAAGAGTCCGACGAAGAAAGAATTGCAATGAAGGATGGCAGAGGTCACTATGACTACGAGGATGAAGAGtctgatgaagaagaatctgatgatgaaacgAACCAAAAGTCAAATAAGGAAGAATTAAGTGAAAAAGATTTGAGAAAGATGGAAAAGCAAAAGGCACTAATTGAACGcagaaagaaggaaaaggagCAAAGCGAACGTTTTATGAACGAAATGAAAGCCGGCACTTCCACGAGTACGCAAAGAGACGAAAGTGCTCACGTTACATTTGGCGAACAAGTAGGCGAATTGCTTGAGGTggaaaatggaaagaaatcaaatgaatccattttaCGTCGTAACCAACGCGGTGAAGCAGAACTTACTTTTATTcctcaaagaaaaagcaaaaaagaCGGAAATTATAAATCCAGGCGTCATGATAATTCATCGGATGAAGAAGGTATTGACGAAAATGGTAATAAGAAGGACAATGGTAGGTCGAAGCCCAGATTCgaaaatagaagaagagcTAGCAAAAATGCGTTCCGTGGTATGTAG
- a CDS encoding uncharacterized protein (hypothetical protein) — MGFLPECNLTCAFLLHSFTFPIAHCPSFSWASFFFTIRPPFFPKLALVCTIFS, encoded by the coding sequence atgGGGTTCCTCCCTGAGTGTAATTTAACGTGTGCTTTCTTATTGCATTCGTTTACATTCCCTATTGCTCATTGCCCTTCTTTCAGTTGggcatctttttttttcacaattAGGCCGCCCTTTTTTCCCAAATTGGCACTTGTTTGTACGATCTTTAGCTAG
- the ECL1 gene encoding Ecl1p (hypothetical protein; mitochondrial-dependent role in the extension of chronological lifespan; overexpression increases oxygen consumption and respiratory activity while deletion results in reduced oxygen consumption under conditions of caloric restriction; induced by iron homeostasis transcription factor Aft2p; multicopy suppressor of temperature sensitive hsf1 mutant; induced by treatment with 8-methoxypsoralen and UVA irradiation): protein MSTAFNDYCTVCDRLIPTSPQKTNINTRKIQRDNETKSSLQSNKLYCSEDCKLKDSNPLNEKLLSHLHKKSKTSHSHNLTPPLSYSKNLTASNLFEPTTSLSSSPTSSTIPFDELEKLESLLISPLLLPQDGIVNPKQESNPSRVDEYDENEHYLNLADSLRLDSSYQLHSKAHLGYENNLPRSNDLIDDHLISDQIIENNYNLWFRLSSS from the coding sequence ATGAGCACCGCATTCAACGATTACTGCACTGTTTGTGATCGTCTCATTCCAACATCTCCACAGAAAACGAACATTAATACCAGGAAGATCCAAAGGGACAATGAAACCAAGAGCAGTTTACAATCAAATAAGTTATATTGCTCCGAAGATTGTAAGCTGAAGGATTCGAACCCTCTTAATGAGAAATTATTATCCCACTTGcataaaaaatcaaaaacttcTCATTCGCATAATCTCACTCCACCGCTTTCATATTCTAAAAATTTAACTGCATCAAACCTCTTCGAGCCGACTACCTCACTATCTTCATCTCCGACATCTTCAACTATCCCCTTTGACGAGTTGGAGAAGCTAGAGTCCTTATTAATTTCACCATTGCTGCTACCTCAGGATGGTATAGTCAATCCTAAGCAGGAGTCTAATCCTTCTCGTGTTGACGaatatgatgaaaatgaacatTATTTGAACTTAGCCGACTCTCTTAGACTCGATTCTAGTTACCAATTGCATTCAAAGGCACATTTGGGTTACGAAAACAACTTGCCACGATCAAACGATCTAATTGATGATCATTTGATCTCAGATCAGATCATTGAGAATAACTACAACCTATGGTTTAGACTATCCTCCAGTTAA
- the NAT2 gene encoding Nat2p (hypothetical protein; has an apparent role in acetylation of N-terminal methionine residues) yields the protein MMVPRISASPVFKRIFLRWGFVTLPIQKTVSHTLRRDFSAPCRSMVKCLLLRPGISVHSAQDRKFYSTEEKSSQFDENKSKSNNGKKNEPHGIKGLMAKYGYSALIVYILLTCVDLPLCFLGVHSLGEEKIKIYLNRGKQLIGMGEPDESKVIQDVRRKQAHREAVQAENADKVEDASRKTFNERWQEMKDSTLLAELLIAYGIHKSLIIVRVPLTAVLTPSFVKLLQRFGIDLMKKQKKVFQTMASGAKIRYKGNNPSDFIKNEGTALDITKRKPRTKGQKWFDGLM from the coding sequence ATGATGGTACCCAGGATTAGTGCTTCACCAGTTTTCAAGAGGATATTTCTTCGATGGGGATTTGTAACTTTACCCATACAGAAAACCGTATCCCATACACTGCGCAGGGACTTTAGTGCCCCTTGTAGGAGTATGGTAAAATGCCTTCTCCTACGACCTGGGATAAGTGTGCACTCAGCACAAGacagaaaattttacaGTACAGAGGAAAAAAGTAGTCagtttgatgaaaataaaagcaaaagtAACAAtgggaagaaaaatgaGCCACACGGTATTAAAGGATTAATGGCTAAGTATGGTTATTCTGCACTGATCGTATATATCCTCTTAACTTGTGTTGATTTGCCATTATGTTTTCTGGGAGTCCACTCACTAGGTGAAGAGAAGATTAAGATCTATCTGAACAGAGGTAAGCAATTGATTGGGATGGGTGAGCCTGACGAAAGCAAAGTCATTCAAGATGTTAGAAGGAAACAGGCTCATCGCGAAGCAGTGCAAGCAGAGAATGCTGACAAGGTGGAGGACGCATCGAGGAAAACTTTCAATGAGAGATGGCAAGAGATGAAGGACAGCACGTTGTTGGCCGAATTGCTAATTGCGTATGGCATACACAAGAGTTTGATCATCGTTAGAGTACCCCTGACGGCAGTGCTAACGCCATCCTTCGTCAAGCTTCTGCAGAGGTTTGGCATCGacttgatgaagaagcagaaaaagGTATTCCAAACGATGGCCTCTGGTGCCAAAATAAGATACAAAGGGAACAACCCTAGCGATTTCATCAAGAATGAGGGCACAGCGCTCGACATTACAAAGCGCAAACCAAGAACCAAAGGCCAGAAATGGTTTGATGGCCTAATgtga